DNA from Vibrio japonicus:
GTTTTCGGCGGTAAATCTAAGCTTGGTGGTTGCGCGTTGCTGCCCCTTAACGCGGCGTTATGGCTTAGGAGATAAAAATGGCATTTGTATTAGCAAATACAGCAACTAAAAATCAGGCGCTCTATGCATTTGAACCAAGTCTTTCATTAGAAAGTGTCGAGTTTAAGACTGTTCGTCTTGAACATGTACATTATGATCATGATGGTAATATATTGGTTGACTCGGATACCCTAAAGGAGTTTGAAGCTTTAGGCATTCCGGTATTCGAAAGGAAGTCATCTGCTAAACAGTTTTTGGTGGGTTTAAATTTGGTAGGTAAGGCAAAGTATGTTGGTGTGCGTTACAAGCGTGCTTTTGAGCATCAATATACAGATCTTGGCTTATTCTCAAGTTGGACGGAACTAAATCGCTAAACGTGAGCTTCGCCATAACAAAGCGTTTAAGACGGATTCCCAACGCTCGGCATTTTTGCTTCTACTTCAAATTTAGTGTTTACGGTACAATGCTTTAAGTGCAGTGGTAGCGTTGCTCACCACTTAACGCGGCGTTATAAGCTTTCAAGATACTGTTGAATTTGGAGATAAAAGTGTTTGAAGTTCGTGAAGCCATAGATGAAGACTACGAGTTCCTATTTGAGCTAAAGAAGGTTGCCGAATACGAACCAGTAAAAGCCGTTTTTGGTTGGGATGAAAACGTACAAAAAGAAATTCATCGCAATGAGTGGAATGAAGCGAAGCCAACCATAATAGAAATTGAAGGGGCACCTGTTGGTAGTTACCTAGTTCAGGTCCATCCCGAGCACTTATATTTTGGTCGCTTTTTCTTATTGCCAGCCTGCCAAGGTAAAGGTATTGGTAGCCAAGTTTTGAAAACTGTAATTCAACTTGCTAACGAAAAATCACTGTCAATTCAGCTCTGTTATTTGCAAGGTAATCGAGTAGGGCAACTATATAAAAGGTTTGGCTTTGAGGTAACAAAGCAAGATGAACAGTTCGTGCATATGCTCAAGCCACGCTTATAACAAAGCGTTTAAGACGGATTCACAACGCTTGGCATTTTCGGTCTAATTCAGCTTAAGTGTTTACG
Protein-coding regions in this window:
- a CDS encoding GNAT family N-acetyltransferase, whose product is MFEVREAIDEDYEFLFELKKVAEYEPVKAVFGWDENVQKEIHRNEWNEAKPTIIEIEGAPVGSYLVQVHPEHLYFGRFFLLPACQGKGIGSQVLKTVIQLANEKSLSIQLCYLQGNRVGQLYKRFGFEVTKQDEQFVHMLKPRL